A genomic region of Nymphaea colorata isolate Beijing-Zhang1983 chromosome 2, ASM883128v2, whole genome shotgun sequence contains the following coding sequences:
- the LOC116249288 gene encoding uncharacterized protein LOC116249288, which translates to MALAYSSLHFRLAPPTVAELPISCRLAVSTSQPLAAVSQHSPFHLRSRRYRPLQRSAVPSLVRAEKQSGDNVSTDSFTQFKHVLLPITDRNPYLSEATRQAAATTTALAKKFGADITVVVIDEKEKETIPEYETQLSSIRWHLSEGGFQEFGLLERLGEGKKTTAIIGEVADDLNLDLVVLSMESIHSKHVDGNLLAEFIPCPVLLLPL; encoded by the exons ATGGCGTTAGCCTACTCGTCTCTGCACTTTCGGCTCGCTCCCCCGACAGTGGCAGAACTGCCCATATCTTGTAGGCTTGCTGTTTCTACCTCCCAACCTCTCGCTGCCGTTTCCCAGCACTCTCCCTTCCATCTACGTTCCCGCCGGTATAGGCCTCTCCAACGTTCTGCTGTACCATCCTTAG TCAGGGCAGAGAAGCAATCTGGAGATAATGTTAGTACAGATTCTTTTACTCAGTTCAAGCATGTGCTTCTTCCCATCACCGATCGAAATCCATACCTGTCTGAAGCAACAAGACAG GCTGCAGCAACTACTACAGCTTTAGCCAAGAAGTTTGGGGCAGATATTACTGTTGTTG TTATTGatgaaaaggagaaggagacAATACCAGAGTATGAAACTCAACTGTCTAGCATTCGGTGGCATCTTTCTGAAG GTGGGTTTCAAGAGTTTGGGTTGCTGGAGCGGCTTGGAGAAGGCAAGAAGACAACTGCAATTATTGGCGAGGTTGCTGATGACTTAAATCTTGATTTAGTAGTTCTCAGCATGGAATCTATCCACTCGAAACATGTGGATGGGAATCTATTGGCTGAATTTATTCCTTGTCCTGTCTTGCTTTTGCCACTGTAG
- the LOC116247878 gene encoding probable ubiquitin-conjugating enzyme E2 23 isoform X1, translating into MGSEHHTTDASLSVDGGGSVDQSECTSNAHSPATEGNGDQELIRNQEVPERLNKGVYVYRQDVVRSGKKEGLIGMVMEVGGDLDSDSSISDSEDDSDSNDLLLNGQVKVIWADHTETKDNADEIVVADRAFMHGDVVASASDPTGQTGTVVDVDIKVDLLAANGEIIKDISSRELLRVRDFTIGDYVLNGPWLGRVDEVLDNVTVMFDDGSACKVIKADPVRLAPVSTSLLEDAHFPYYPGQRVKSSSSSVFKNSRWISGSWKASRCEGTVVKVQAASVFVYWIASASTGYGSDSIAIPSDEQDPKNLKLLSCLSYANWQLGDWCLFPSHKHSATSVSLNGKHGGSFCSSDSQIKGIDDLLTTHVEDMGNGSSTEGSAVDSCDPGLAYTKPNPCDMVDKKFSELEINDQNGECSSSSIRLEPEDSDLTGHLGLHAATTGKLDENGNFDLRQSNSDSVEIGQKQKLDERNDSIGDNASDFGSCSSSLSVKKEPAHDNRLSHRKKLRKIVVKRDKRAKRKEEAFEKALLIANTVTKVDVIWQDGVRQNGIFSKDLIPIDDTGDHEFYPEQYVVEKTSNEDEDIPAVKRVGVVKSVDAKERTALVRWLKPASRPEDLREFDTEELVSVYELDQHPDYDYCYGDTVIRLSPIFGAAEVVSSGDLNGERHHQAGSEELCGKTETIDQSDQQQSGQVSEHENISHFDSVSWVGNVTGLKDGDIQVTWADGMVSMVGPQAVFVVGRDDDDDSSQANIEDGDDDAASWETVDSDDMNALENVDEENKEDGLQQAIEHDPEAAGVVVSPGEDMHGQTGGLSITLAALGFVTRIASGLFFRGRKQTDSLEPNNSDGIQSAENTSENFSVESADGAAGLDLDRNDSSDAPTFQQNGYDSLNCASDTNVFKHFDSATTPEDHYFLNENGQTACERKWAKKVQQEWCILEKNLPETIYVRVYEERMDLLRSVIVGAYGTPYQDGLFFFDFYLPQEYPLVPPLAYYHSGGLRINPNLYENGRVCLSLLNTWTGKGNEVWDPSSSSILQVLVSLQGLVLNSKPYFNEAGYDRQVGTAEGEKNSLSYNENSFLLSCKSMLYVLRRPPKNFEALVRDHFQKRGLYILKACDAYLKGAVVGSLTKDATVTERSNEQGSSVGFKLMLSKLLPRLFTALKEVGADCQQFEHLASKSNIER; encoded by the exons ATGGGCAGTGAGCATCATACAACTGATGCCAGCCTTTCGGTGGATGGTGGTGGTAGTGTTGATCAATCAGAATGCACATCGAATGCACATTCCCCTGCAACTGAAGGGAACGGGGATCAGGAACTGATAAGAAACCAGGAGGTCCCTGAACGCTTGAATAAAGGTGTTTATGTTTACAGGCAAGATGTTGTAAGGTCTGGTAAGAAAGAGGGACTGATTGGCATGGTTATGGAAGTTGGTGGAGACCTGGACTCAGATAGCAGCATTAGCGACAGTGAGGATGATTCTGATAGCAATGATTTGTTGTTAAATGGTCAAGTTAAAGTCATATGGGCTGATCATACCGAGACAAAAGATAATGCTGATGAGATTGTGGTTGCAGACAGGGCGTTTATGCATGGTGATGTTGTGGCATCTGCTTCTGATCCAACTGGACAGACAGGAACCGTGGTGGATGTGGACATCAAGGTTGATTTGCTGGCTGCAAATGGGGAAATAATAAAAGACATTTCCTCGAGGGAATTACTGCGGGTTAGGGATTTCACCATTGGTGATTATGTGCTTAATGGACCTTGGCTAGGCCGTGTTGATGAAGTTTTAGATAATGTGACTGTGATGTTCGATGATGGGTCTGCTTGTAAAGTGATTAAGGCTGACCCTGTGCGGCTTGCACCTGTTTCAACAAGCCTGCTTGAAGATGCACATTTTCCATACTATCCTGGCCAAAGGGTTAAATCATCATCTTCGTCAGTGTTCAAAAATTCTAGGTGGATTTCAGGCTCATGGAAAGCTAGCCGTTGCGAAGGAACGGTGGTTAAGGTGCAGGCAGCATCAGTGTTTGTTTATTGGATTGCTTCAGCCAGCACTGGCTATGGTTCTGACTCCATCGCCATTCCTAGCGATGAGCAAGATCCTAAGAATTTGAAACTGCTATCTTGTTTGTCATATGCAAACTGGCAACTAGGTGACTGGTGTCTTTTCCCTTCGCATAAGCATTCTGCTACTAGTGTTTCATTAAATGGGAAACATGGTGGCTCTTTCTGCAGTTCTGATTCTCAGATTAAGGGCATTGATGATTTGTTAACTACTCATGTGGAAGATATGGGCAACGGATCCAGCACAGAAGGCTCTGCAGTAGACTCCTGTGATCCTGGGCTTGCTTATACAAAGCCAAATCCATGTGATATGGTGGATAAGAAGTTTTCAGAGcttgaaataaatgatcaaAATGGTGAATGTAGTAGTAGTTCTATCCGACTTGAACCTGAAGATAGTGATCTAACAGGTCACTTGGGTTTACATGCAGCAACAACAGGAAAGCTAGATGAAAATGGGAACTTTGACCTTCGTCAAAGCAATAGTGATTCAGTGGAAATTGGGCAAAAACAAAAGCTGGATGAGCGTAATGACAGTATAGGAGATaatgcatcagattttggttCTTGCAGCAGTTCACTTTCAGTAAAAAAAGAACCTGCTCATGATAATCGCCTTTCTCATAGAAAAAAGCTTCGTAAAATTGTTGTAAAACGGGATAagagggcaaaaagaaaagaagaagcattTGAAAAAGCTCTTCTTATTGCAAACACTGTCACTAAGGTTGATGTGATTTGGCAGGATGGAGTGAGGCAGAATGGTATATTTTCAAAGGACTTGATCCCAATTGATGACACTGGTGATCATGAATTCTACCCTGAGCAGTATGTGGTGGAGAAAacttcaaatgaagatgaagacattCCTGCAGTGAAGCGTGTAGGAGTTGTTAAAAGCGTTGATGCAAAGGAGCGAACTGCTCTAGTAAGATGGTTAAAGCCTGCATCACGACCAGAAGATCTTAGAGAGTTTGATACAGAAGAACTTGTAAGTGTATATGAACTTGATCAACATCCTGATTATGACTATTGCTATGGAGATACTGTAATCCGTCTCTCTCCAATCTTTGGTGCTGCTGAAGTAGTCAGTTCTGGCGATCTTAATGGTGAGAGGCACCATCAAGCTGGCTCAGAAGAGTTGTGTGGTAAAACAGAGACCATAGACCAATCTGATCAGCAGCAGTCAGGACAAGTTTCTGAACATGAAAATATTAGCCATTTTGATAGTGTATCATGGGTTGGCAATGTAACTGGTCTTAAAGATGGTGATATACAGGTTACGTGGGCAGATGGTATGGTGTCAATG GTGGGCCCTCAAGCTGTGTTTGTTGTTGGTcgtgatgatgacgatgattcCAGCCAAGCTAACATTgaagatggtgatgatgatgctGCCAGTTGGGAGACAGTTGATTCTGATGATATGAACGCACTTGAGAACGTTGATGAG GAAAATAAGGAAGATGGGTTGCAGCAGGCCATCGAACATGATCCAGAGGCTGCTGGAGTTGTCGTTTCCCCTGGCGAGGACATGCATGGACAAACTGGAGGTCTTTCTATTACTCTTGCAGCACTTGGATTTGTTACTAGAATTGCCTCTGGATTATTCTTTAGAGGAAGAAAGCAGACAGACTCATTGGAACCAAACAATTCTGATG GTATTCAATCTGCTGAGAATACTTCAGAGAATTTTAGTGTAGAATCAGCTGATGGTGCTGCTGGACTTGATTTGGATCGGAATGATTCCTCAGATGCCCCGACGTTTCAACAGAACGGATATGACAGCTTAAATTGTGCCAGTGATACTAATGTCTTTAAACATTTCGATAGTGCTACAACTCCAGAAGACCATTATTTCCTCAATGAAAACGGGCAG ACTGCCTGTGAGAGGAAGTGGGCGAAGAAGGTTCAGCAAGAATGGTGCATCCTTGAGAAAAATTTGCCAG AGACAATTTACGTGAGAGTTTATGAAGAGCGTATGGACCTCCTGAGATCAGTTATAGTTGGTGCATATGGGACTCCTTACCAAGATggcctttttttctttgatttttacCTTCCGCAAGAGTATCCACTTGTTCCACCC TTGGCATATTATCATTCTGGTGGTTTGCGGATAAATCCAAATTTATATGAGAATGGAAGAGTGTGTCTCAGCCTTCTAAACACATGGACTGGTAAAGGAAATGAAGTTTGGGACCCCTCATCCTCGAGCATTCTTCAAGTACTTGTCTCGCTTCAGGGCCTGGTTCTCAATTCCAAACCATACTTCAATGAGGCCGGTTATGATAGACAGGTTGGGACAGCTGAAGGAGAGAAAAATTCATTGTCATACAATGAAAATTCATTCCTGCTGAGCTGCAAGTCCATGCTGTATGTTTTGCGGAGACCACCAAAG AACTTTGAAGCACTAGTGAGGGACCATTTTCAAAAGCGTGGTTTGTACATTCTCAAGGCATGCGATGCATATCTCAAGGGTGCTGTTGTCGGCTCTCTAACTAAAGATGCCACTGTGACCGAGAGAAGCAATGAGCAAGGGAGCTCCGTTGGGTTCAAATTGATGCTGTCAAAGCTTCTGCCTAGACTGTTCACTGCCTTGAAGGAAGTTGGAGCTGACTGTCAGCAATTTGAGCACCTTGCTTCGAAGTCAAACATAGAAAGATGA
- the LOC116247878 gene encoding probable ubiquitin-conjugating enzyme E2 23 isoform X2, with product MGSEHHTTDASLSVDGGGSVDQSECTSNAHSPATEGNGDQELIRNQEVPERLNKGVYVYRQDVVRSGKKEGLIGMVMEVGGDLDSDSSISDSEDDSDSNDLLLNGQVKVIWADHTETKDNADEIVVADRAFMHGDVVASASDPTGQTGTVVDVDIKVDLLAANGEIIKDISSRELLRVRDFTIGDYVLNGPWLGRVDEVLDNVTVMFDDGSACKVIKADPVRLAPVSTSLLEDAHFPYYPGQRVKSSSSSVFKNSRWISGSWKASRCEGTVVKVQAASVFVYWIASASTGYGSDSIAIPSDEQDPKNLKLLSCLSYANWQLGDWCLFPSHKHSATSVSLNGKHGGSFCSSDSQIKGIDDLLTTHVEDMGNGSSTEGSAVDSCDPGLAYTKPNPCDMVDKKFSELEINDQNGECSSSSIRLEPEDSDLTGHLGLHAATTGKLDENGNFDLRQSNSDSVEIGQKQKLDERNDSIGDNASDFGSCSSSLSVKKEPAHDNRLSHRKKLRKIVVKRDKRAKRKEEAFEKALLIANTVTKVDVIWQDGVRQNGIFSKDLIPIDDTGDHEFYPEQYVVEKTSNEDEDIPAVKRVGVVKSVDAKERTALVRWLKPASRPEDLREFDTEELVSVYELDQHPDYDYCYGDTVIRLSPIFGAAEVVSSGDLNGERHHQAGSEELCGKTETIDQSDQQQSGQVSEHENISHFDSVSWVGNVTGLKDGDIQVTWADGMVSMVGPQAVFVVGRDDDDDSSQANIEDGDDDAASWETVDSDDMNALENVDEENKEDGLQQAIEHDPEAAGVVVSPGEDMHGQTGGIQSAENTSENFSVESADGAAGLDLDRNDSSDAPTFQQNGYDSLNCASDTNVFKHFDSATTPEDHYFLNENGQTACERKWAKKVQQEWCILEKNLPETIYVRVYEERMDLLRSVIVGAYGTPYQDGLFFFDFYLPQEYPLVPPLAYYHSGGLRINPNLYENGRVCLSLLNTWTGKGNEVWDPSSSSILQVLVSLQGLVLNSKPYFNEAGYDRQVGTAEGEKNSLSYNENSFLLSCKSMLYVLRRPPKNFEALVRDHFQKRGLYILKACDAYLKGAVVGSLTKDATVTERSNEQGSSVGFKLMLSKLLPRLFTALKEVGADCQQFEHLASKSNIER from the exons ATGGGCAGTGAGCATCATACAACTGATGCCAGCCTTTCGGTGGATGGTGGTGGTAGTGTTGATCAATCAGAATGCACATCGAATGCACATTCCCCTGCAACTGAAGGGAACGGGGATCAGGAACTGATAAGAAACCAGGAGGTCCCTGAACGCTTGAATAAAGGTGTTTATGTTTACAGGCAAGATGTTGTAAGGTCTGGTAAGAAAGAGGGACTGATTGGCATGGTTATGGAAGTTGGTGGAGACCTGGACTCAGATAGCAGCATTAGCGACAGTGAGGATGATTCTGATAGCAATGATTTGTTGTTAAATGGTCAAGTTAAAGTCATATGGGCTGATCATACCGAGACAAAAGATAATGCTGATGAGATTGTGGTTGCAGACAGGGCGTTTATGCATGGTGATGTTGTGGCATCTGCTTCTGATCCAACTGGACAGACAGGAACCGTGGTGGATGTGGACATCAAGGTTGATTTGCTGGCTGCAAATGGGGAAATAATAAAAGACATTTCCTCGAGGGAATTACTGCGGGTTAGGGATTTCACCATTGGTGATTATGTGCTTAATGGACCTTGGCTAGGCCGTGTTGATGAAGTTTTAGATAATGTGACTGTGATGTTCGATGATGGGTCTGCTTGTAAAGTGATTAAGGCTGACCCTGTGCGGCTTGCACCTGTTTCAACAAGCCTGCTTGAAGATGCACATTTTCCATACTATCCTGGCCAAAGGGTTAAATCATCATCTTCGTCAGTGTTCAAAAATTCTAGGTGGATTTCAGGCTCATGGAAAGCTAGCCGTTGCGAAGGAACGGTGGTTAAGGTGCAGGCAGCATCAGTGTTTGTTTATTGGATTGCTTCAGCCAGCACTGGCTATGGTTCTGACTCCATCGCCATTCCTAGCGATGAGCAAGATCCTAAGAATTTGAAACTGCTATCTTGTTTGTCATATGCAAACTGGCAACTAGGTGACTGGTGTCTTTTCCCTTCGCATAAGCATTCTGCTACTAGTGTTTCATTAAATGGGAAACATGGTGGCTCTTTCTGCAGTTCTGATTCTCAGATTAAGGGCATTGATGATTTGTTAACTACTCATGTGGAAGATATGGGCAACGGATCCAGCACAGAAGGCTCTGCAGTAGACTCCTGTGATCCTGGGCTTGCTTATACAAAGCCAAATCCATGTGATATGGTGGATAAGAAGTTTTCAGAGcttgaaataaatgatcaaAATGGTGAATGTAGTAGTAGTTCTATCCGACTTGAACCTGAAGATAGTGATCTAACAGGTCACTTGGGTTTACATGCAGCAACAACAGGAAAGCTAGATGAAAATGGGAACTTTGACCTTCGTCAAAGCAATAGTGATTCAGTGGAAATTGGGCAAAAACAAAAGCTGGATGAGCGTAATGACAGTATAGGAGATaatgcatcagattttggttCTTGCAGCAGTTCACTTTCAGTAAAAAAAGAACCTGCTCATGATAATCGCCTTTCTCATAGAAAAAAGCTTCGTAAAATTGTTGTAAAACGGGATAagagggcaaaaagaaaagaagaagcattTGAAAAAGCTCTTCTTATTGCAAACACTGTCACTAAGGTTGATGTGATTTGGCAGGATGGAGTGAGGCAGAATGGTATATTTTCAAAGGACTTGATCCCAATTGATGACACTGGTGATCATGAATTCTACCCTGAGCAGTATGTGGTGGAGAAAacttcaaatgaagatgaagacattCCTGCAGTGAAGCGTGTAGGAGTTGTTAAAAGCGTTGATGCAAAGGAGCGAACTGCTCTAGTAAGATGGTTAAAGCCTGCATCACGACCAGAAGATCTTAGAGAGTTTGATACAGAAGAACTTGTAAGTGTATATGAACTTGATCAACATCCTGATTATGACTATTGCTATGGAGATACTGTAATCCGTCTCTCTCCAATCTTTGGTGCTGCTGAAGTAGTCAGTTCTGGCGATCTTAATGGTGAGAGGCACCATCAAGCTGGCTCAGAAGAGTTGTGTGGTAAAACAGAGACCATAGACCAATCTGATCAGCAGCAGTCAGGACAAGTTTCTGAACATGAAAATATTAGCCATTTTGATAGTGTATCATGGGTTGGCAATGTAACTGGTCTTAAAGATGGTGATATACAGGTTACGTGGGCAGATGGTATGGTGTCAATG GTGGGCCCTCAAGCTGTGTTTGTTGTTGGTcgtgatgatgacgatgattcCAGCCAAGCTAACATTgaagatggtgatgatgatgctGCCAGTTGGGAGACAGTTGATTCTGATGATATGAACGCACTTGAGAACGTTGATGAG GAAAATAAGGAAGATGGGTTGCAGCAGGCCATCGAACATGATCCAGAGGCTGCTGGAGTTGTCGTTTCCCCTGGCGAGGACATGCATGGACAAACTGGAG GTATTCAATCTGCTGAGAATACTTCAGAGAATTTTAGTGTAGAATCAGCTGATGGTGCTGCTGGACTTGATTTGGATCGGAATGATTCCTCAGATGCCCCGACGTTTCAACAGAACGGATATGACAGCTTAAATTGTGCCAGTGATACTAATGTCTTTAAACATTTCGATAGTGCTACAACTCCAGAAGACCATTATTTCCTCAATGAAAACGGGCAG ACTGCCTGTGAGAGGAAGTGGGCGAAGAAGGTTCAGCAAGAATGGTGCATCCTTGAGAAAAATTTGCCAG AGACAATTTACGTGAGAGTTTATGAAGAGCGTATGGACCTCCTGAGATCAGTTATAGTTGGTGCATATGGGACTCCTTACCAAGATggcctttttttctttgatttttacCTTCCGCAAGAGTATCCACTTGTTCCACCC TTGGCATATTATCATTCTGGTGGTTTGCGGATAAATCCAAATTTATATGAGAATGGAAGAGTGTGTCTCAGCCTTCTAAACACATGGACTGGTAAAGGAAATGAAGTTTGGGACCCCTCATCCTCGAGCATTCTTCAAGTACTTGTCTCGCTTCAGGGCCTGGTTCTCAATTCCAAACCATACTTCAATGAGGCCGGTTATGATAGACAGGTTGGGACAGCTGAAGGAGAGAAAAATTCATTGTCATACAATGAAAATTCATTCCTGCTGAGCTGCAAGTCCATGCTGTATGTTTTGCGGAGACCACCAAAG AACTTTGAAGCACTAGTGAGGGACCATTTTCAAAAGCGTGGTTTGTACATTCTCAAGGCATGCGATGCATATCTCAAGGGTGCTGTTGTCGGCTCTCTAACTAAAGATGCCACTGTGACCGAGAGAAGCAATGAGCAAGGGAGCTCCGTTGGGTTCAAATTGATGCTGTCAAAGCTTCTGCCTAGACTGTTCACTGCCTTGAAGGAAGTTGGAGCTGACTGTCAGCAATTTGAGCACCTTGCTTCGAAGTCAAACATAGAAAGATGA